A stretch of the Papaver somniferum cultivar HN1 chromosome 6, ASM357369v1, whole genome shotgun sequence genome encodes the following:
- the LOC113291844 gene encoding protein FAR1-RELATED SEQUENCE 8-like, translating to MWYMEKVVSGYHSHPIPKSLINHPYSARLNPLEKDLVRVLSKRRTRPIDILSGVKVLSPSNSSSLSTIYKEREKFRNESWQDRVLMQQLLFLFEEANYSTAYDMNNEGEVEYLFIANPECVELTRCFHQILFMDCTYKTNRYNMPILNFVGQTSTKSTFNVAFCFLKDESKESYLWALQKVKLLYQEGYTPRVLITDKEQSLMWDISRVFPMRVTIFTRFIYGTMCKLIARGLFFQQGSPKWGG from the coding sequence AAAAAGTCGTCTCGGGTTATCATAGTCATCCTATTCCGAAAAGTTTGATCAACCATCCTTATTCGGCAAGGCTCAACCCTTTGGAAAAAGATTTAGTACGCGTGTTGAGTAAAAGACGTACAAGACCTATTGATATTCTTAGTGGCGTGAAGGTGTTAAGCCCCTCAAACTCATCCTCATTGTCGACTATCTataaagaaagagaaaaatttagaaatgagTCATGGCAAGATAGGGTGCTTATGCaacaattattgtttttgtttgaggaGGCAAACTACTCTACCGCCTACGACATGAATAACGAAGGTGAAGTGGAATATCTTTTTATCGCGAATCCGGAATGTGTAGAATTGACAAGATGCTTCCATCAAATTCTCTTTATGGATTGCACGTATAAAACAAACAGATACAACATGCCAATATTGAACTTTGTTGGGCAAACATCTACCAAGTCGACATTTAACGTTgcattttgtttcttgaaagacgAGTCCAAGGAAAGTTATTTGTGGGCATTGCAAAAGGTCAAGCTATTGTATCAAGAAGGTTATACTCCTAGGGTGTTGATTACGGATAAGGAGCAATCGTTGATGTGGGATATATCACGTGTTTTCCCGATGCGCGTCACCATCTTTACACGTTTCATATATGGAACAATGTGCAAACTAATTGCAAGAGGGTTATTTTTCCAACAAGGAAGTCCGAAATGGGGAGGATAA